In Megalobrama amblycephala isolate DHTTF-2021 linkage group LG10, ASM1881202v1, whole genome shotgun sequence, one DNA window encodes the following:
- the ttl gene encoding tubulin--tyrosine ligase, producing the protein MSSPMYTFVLRDDNSTVYAEVAKILTSTGKWKRLKKDNPRFNLMLGERNRLPFGRLGHEPGLMQLVNYYRGADKLCRKASLVKIIKTSPELKDSCNWFPESYIIYPTNLNTPVAPATNGISHMKSNPKTDEREVFLASYNFRKESGEGTVWIAKSSAGAKGAGILISHDANQLLEFIDNQGQVHVIQKYLEKPLLLEPGHRKFDIRSWVLVDHQYNIYLYREGVLRTSSEPYNSSDLQDMTSHLTNHCIQKEHSQNYGRYEEGNEMFFDEFRQYLLTTHNVAMETSILPQIKHIIRSCLTCIEPAISTKHLSYQSFQLFGFDFMLDESFKVWLIEINGAPACAQKLYPELCQGIVDVAISTVFSLSADAFSSSPPFSTSPSLSTNSCSSPKIRAPHQFGPFIKL; encoded by the exons ATGAGTTCACCAATGTACACTTTTGTTTTGAGAGATGACAACAGTACTGTGTATGCTGAAGTCGCCAAGATCCTCACCTCTACTGGAAAATGGAAACGACTGAAGAAGGACAATCCTCGGTTTAATTTAATGCTGGGAGAGAGAAATCGGCTGCCTTTTGGACGACTGG GTCATGAACCAGGACTGATGCAGCTGGTGAATTATTACAGAGGAGCCGATAAACTGTGTCGCAAAGCATCATTGGTCAA GATTATCAAAACCAGTCCAGAGTTAAAGGACTCCTGTAACTGGTTCCCTGAGTCTTACATCATATACCCAACCAACCTCAACACCCCAGTGGCCCCGGCCACCAATGGCATCAGCCACATGAAGAGCAACCCAAAGACAGATGAGCGAGAGGTCTTCTTAGCTTCATATAACTTCAGAAAGGAAAGCGGAGAGGGAACGGTGTGGATCGCCAAATCATCAGCAGGTGCAAAAG GAGCAGGTATATTGATATCTCATGATGCAAACCAGTTGCTAGAGTTCATCGATAATCAAGGCCAAGTGCATGTCATTCAGAAGTATCTGGAAAAACCACTGCTGTTGGAGCCGGGACATCGCAAATTTGATATAAG GAGTTGGGTGCTTGTAGACCATCAGTACAATATCTACTTGTACCGCGAGGGTGTGTTGAGGACGTCTTCCGAGCCCTATAACAGCTCAGATCTCCAGGATATGACCAGCCACCTGACGAATCACTGCATCCAGAAAGAGCATTCGCAGAACTACGGCCGCTATGAGGAGGGCAACGAGATGTTCTTTGATGAGTTCAGACAGTACCTGTTAACCACACACAATGTTGCCATGGAAACATCTATTTTACCTCAGATCAAGCATATTATCAG GAGCTGTCTCACATGCATCGAGCCAGCCATCAGCACAAAGCACCTGTCCTACCAGAGCTTCCAGCTCTTTGGCTTTGACTTCATGCTGGACGAGAGCTTTAAAGTCTGGCTAATTGAGATCAACGGGGCTCCTGCCTGTGCACA GAAACTCTACCCTGAGCTATGTCAAGGCATCGTGGACGTGGCCATCTCCACAGTGTTCTCTCTGAGCGCAGATGCTTTCTCATCCTCGCCTCCGTTCTCCACTTCTCCATCTCTTTCCACCAACTCCTGCTCCTCACCCAAGATCAGAGCGCCCCATCAGTTCGGCCCATTCATCAAACTATAA
- the fignl1 gene encoding fidgetin-like protein 1 translates to MSRAHLDEWQRRSFDISSGSCTPEQTADAYRAHILSIQYAWASAELSPAGAASLLRTYSERYAAVLDSDDPRTGLNNYAESALHLARNQKNHSDKWESSLTFENVFNLPCVQKMMQAGSESGSLPVDPADANITVGGEVGEGGEKGSALSVPAELKREPLALGPSAPPPRAEMGRGISNPLSGAAEWGRGLEGAPPRLTLAPKAPIGSPMFGHNYNSSTSNASVSQSSVSCTSGSNVHNQPVFFSSTNPSKRKNFYSSGSESNRSSFPSQGEREPRGRGQRGEEGVSANFRTAREQFIVDQQKKHSHQGQRGSAANVATITKKCLGASRSRGASSKFVSPMPRQEEESYSKDNKQQDTQPVDERLKNFEPKIIELIMSEIMDHGPPVAWDDIAGLEFAKATIKEIVVWPMLRPDIFTGLRGPPKGILLFGPPGTGKTLIGKCIACQSGATFFSISASSLTSKWVGEGEKMVRALFAIARCHQPAVIFIDEIDSLLSQRTDGEHDSSRRIKTEFLVQLDGAATSAEDRILVVGATNRPQEIDEAARRRLAKRLYIPLPEAEARRQIVTNLMYREKSQLGADEMEQVVQGTEGFSGADMTQLCREAALGPIRSIRLSDIATITAEQVRPILYTDFQEALKTVRPSVSSKDLELYEEWNKTFGCGR, encoded by the coding sequence ATGAGCAGAGCACACCTGGACGAGTGGCAGAGGAGGTCCTTTGACATTTCGTCTGGCTCTTGTACACCTGAACAGACGGCCGATGCTTATCGGGCACACATCCTGTCCATTCAGTATGCATGGGCGAGTGCTGAGCTCTCTCCGGCTGGAGCTGCCAGCCTGCTCAGGACGTACTCAGAGCGGTATGCCGCAGTCCTGGACTCAGACGACCCACGCACCGGGCTAAACAACTATGCAGAGAGTGCCCTGCACCTGGCCCGCAATCAAAAGAACCATAGCGACAAATGGGAGTCATCCCTAACGTTCGAGAATGTGTTCAATCTGCCGTGCGTGCAAAAGATGATGCAGGCTGGGTCAGAAAGTGGCTCTCTCCCAGTAGATCCGGCAGATGCTAACATCACTGTTGGTGGTGAGGTCGGTGAAGGTGGGGAGAAAGGCAGTGCTCTCTCTGTTCCTGCTGAATTAAAACGAGAGCCTCTTGCTCTAGGGCCCTCTGCGCCTCCACCCAGAGCTGAGATGGGAAGGGGGATCAGTAACCCACTTAGCGGTGCTGCAGAGTGGGGCAGAGGACTTGAAGGAGCCCCTCCGCGTTTGACCCTAGCTCCAAAAGCTCCAATAGGATCGCCTATGTTTGGCCATAACTATAACAGTTCCACAAGCAATGCTAGTGTTTCTCAGTCTAGTGTGAGTTGCACAAGTGGATCCAATGTGCATAATCAGCCTGTGTTCTTTTCCTCCACAAACCCTTCCAAGAGGAAGAACTTCTACAGCTCAGGAAGTGAAAGCAACAGAAGTTCATTCCCATCACAAGGCGAGCGGGAACCGCGAGGGAGGGGACAGAGAGGAGAAGAGGGTGTCAGTGCTAACTTTAGAACAGCACGAGAGCAGTTCATCGTTGACCAGCAAAAAAAACATTCCCATCAGGGCCAGCGAGGCTCTGCAGCCAACGTTGCTACAATCACCAAGAAATGCCTTGGGGCAAGTAGGTCTCGTGGGGCATCCTCCAAATTCGTCTCTCCCATGCCAAGGCAAGAGGAAGAGAGTTACTCGAAGGACAACAAACAGCAAGACACGCAACCTGTTGATGAGCGTTTAAAGAACTTTGAGCCTAAGATCATTGAACTTATCATGAGTGAGATCATGGACCATGGCCCCCCGGTAGCTTGGGATGACATTGCCGGCCTAGAGTTTGCCAAAGCCACAATCAAAGAGATTGTAGTGTGGCCAATGTTGAGGCCTGATATCTTCACTGGTCTTAGAGGTCCACCTAAAGGCATCCTTCTATTTGGTCCTCCAGGCACCGGTAAAACTCTCATAGGGAAGTGTATAGCGTGCCAATCCGGAGCCACTTTCTTCAGCATCAGTGCCTCGTCGCTCACGTCAAAGTGGGTCGGGGAGGGCGAGAAGATGGTACGGGCGCTCTTTGCCATCGCTCGGTGCCACCAACCTGCAGTCATCTTCATCGATGAGATTGATTCCCTTCTATCTCAGCGTACAGACGGAGAGCACGACTCATCCCGTCGAATTAAAACTGAATTTCTTGTCCAGTTGGATGGAGCTGCCACCTCAGCAGAAGATCGTATCCTTGTGGTTGGTGCCACTAATCGACCACAAGAGATTGACGAAGCAGCCCGTCGTCGCCTGGCTAAGCGACTCTACATCCCTCTCCCAGAGGCTGAGGCTCGGCGGCAGATAGTGACCAACCTCATGTACCGTGAGAAAAGTCAGCTAGGAGCAGATGAGATGGAGCAAGTGGTGCAGGGAACAGAGGGGTTTTCGGGGGCAGATATGACGCAGCTATGTCGCGAAGCAGCCCTAGGCCCCATCCGAAGCATTCGCCTTAGTGACATTGCTACCATCACGGCAGAACAGGTTCGGCCAATACTCTACACTGACTTCCAGGAGGCTCTCAAAACAGTGCGGCCCAGTGTCTCTTCTAAAGATCTGGAGCTATACGAGGAGTGGAACAAGACTTTTGGCTGTGGTCGCTGA